GGATACGGCGTCGCGCACCCGGGCGAGCCCGCTGGTGATGCCATTGGCAAAGCCAGCCATGACTTGCGCGCCGGCGTCATAGAAGGCCGTCGCCAGACGCAGCGGCATGCCGAGCACCGTGCCGATGGCCTGGCCGATCCTTTGTCCCATGGACTGTGCGGCGCCGCCAATGTCTTGCACCGGCGCGATGAGGCGCGTCAGCCAGCCCCACAGGTTGGAGAGCAGCGGCCCTACGACCTGCCGCACCAAGCCGAACGCAGCGCTGACGCCCGGAATGGCCATGACCACGCTTCCAATCGCGGTCACCAGACGCCACGCCGCCGCCACCGAGCGCATGAACGCGTCAGCGAAGCCGGCGGCCGTCGGGCCCAAGGCGCTGGCGATGCCGCTGCCCAGGCCGGTGAAGAAGGCGCGAATGGGTGCCCAATACCTGTAGACCAGCGCTGCGCCGGCGGCCAATGCCGCCACAGCCGCGAGGATGGGCCATGCGAACGGCAGCAACACCAGGCCACGCAGGACATTGAAGAGCGCCCCGGCTCGGCTCGTTGCGCCGGTCAGAAGGGCGCCGAAGCGACCGGCTGCACTGGTGGCGATGCTGAACACCGGCGCCAGTCGGCTGCCCGCAATGCCAAGCACTTGTGCGCCACGGGCCAGCAGGGTGGAGGCGGCCGAGGCGCGCGAAAGCGATGGCACCAGCGTGGAGAGCCGAATACCCAGCATCTGCAACCCATAGCGCGTCATCACAAGCGGCCCCAGTGCTGCAGCCATCGCAAGCGTCAGTGCACCCATGGCGGACAGCAGCACGCCTGCCGCCGCGGCGCCCTTCATCAGCCACCCGACCAGCGCCGGATTTGCCTGGGCGAACGCGTTGAAGCGGCTGACCAGCTCTCCCACGGTATCCATCAGCCCGACAATGGTCGAGCGCATCACCTCTCCGGCAGCGCTGCTGCCGTTGAACAACTGGTTCTGCAGCCGCTGCCAGCGGGCTGAGATGGTCTCCTGGCGCGCGGCGAACTCGCGCGACATCGACCCTTCGGCGCCGCGGCCGTTGGCCAGCTCCAGCTGGCGGCGAAACTCGTCCGGCTTGTCGACCAGCTTGGCCAGCGTATCGGAATGCTCCATGCCGACCAGCTCAACCATCACGCCGATGCGCTTGTCCTTGGGCAGCTTCTGCACCGCCTGGATCACCTCGAAGAGGGTGCCGGTGGCATCGGTGGCCATGCCCTGCTGGATGGCGGCGCTGGACAGCCCGATTTCCTTCATCGCCGCCTGGAACTTCTTGGTGCCCTTCTCGGCCGCGGCGAACTTCTGGACGATGGCGTTGACGGCGGTGGCGGCGGTCTCCGGGCGTTCGCCCAGCGTGAGCAGCGTCGAGGCCAGCGCGGCGGCGTCCGACGAGGACATCCGAACCGTCGAGACCACACCGGAGATCCGGTTCAGCACGTCGATGATGTCCCCGCCCTTGCTGATGGCGTTGTCGTCCAGGTAGTTGATCGAATCGGCGAGCGCCTGGATCTGGTTGATCGGGATGCGGAAGTTCTTCGCCACCTTTCCCATGCTTTCGGCAATCTCGTCCGGCACCGCGTCGAAGGCGGTGGCCATCATGGCGACGGTGCGGGTGTAGGCGACCAGCTCCTCGCGAGGCACTTCCATGCGCGCGCCGGCGGTCACCATCTCGGCGATGGCCGTGGTAGGAATCGGCAGCTCCTCGCCGAGCCGCTTGATCTGCCTGGCCATGTCGTAATAGACGGCCGTCAGCTTGCCACCTTCGTCTCGCGCGCCCTGGACCTGCCGGGCAATGCCGAGCATGGCGTCCTCGAAGGACACATAGTCCTTCACCGCCTTGGCAATTGGTGTCAGGGCCACGCCGCCTGCCGCGGACGCTGAAACGCCGGCACCCAGCATGGCATTGCGGGTAGCCATTCCCTTCGTATATCCAGCCTGGGCGGCGGCTAGGCGGCGCTGGTGCTCCCCGGCTGCCTTCAGCCGCGCTTCCTGCTGCGTCAGCGCCTCGGTGGCCAGGGCGATCTGGCTGCGCAGGTCGCCCTGGGCCTGCCGCAGCGAGGTGGTGCTGATGCCGGCGGCCTGCAGCCGGCCGCGCACCCCTTCCAGGCTCTGCTGCAGGTCGGCGCCACGCTGCTTCAGCATCTGGGCCTCGCGGACTGCCGCGTTGAAGTTGCGCGTCATGGCGGCCGAGGGTCGCTCCGCGCCGTCCATTTCCTGTGCCAGCGCTTTGACGCGGGCCTGCGCGGCACGCAGCTGGTTGCCCGCGATCGCAGCGTCCTTGGACAGCTTGCGGAAGCTGTCAATGTTGGCCTGAGTCCGGTTCAGCTCCTTCAGCTGGTCGCGCGCAGCGCGTACCGTGCGGGCCAGCTCGGTGCTGCTGCCCATGGCATTGCGGAAAGGTCGGGTGAGGCGGTCCACCGCCTGCAGGACGACCTCCAGTCTCAGGTTACGTGGCACGCTCATTCGTCGGATCCGCTTCGTTGCCTGGCGCGCTCGCGCCACTCCATCAGTTCGGCCACCCCCATCTCAAACAGACGGTCAGGCGGCCAATGAAAAATCACTGCAACGTCGGCGATGGCGTCTTCGACTCGGGCGGGTAGGCCTCGGCCTTCGCCGCCTTCGGCAGCAAAAAACCGCTCACCGCCGTGGCCAGCTGCGTCATGTCCGCCGGATCCAGCTGGCTCACGTCATGGGCGGTCAGGGTCGGCGTGGTAATGCGGGGCAGCACCGTATGCAGCGCGGTGACTTCCATGCGCATGAGGTCGACCAGGCTGCAGCCGCGCAGCTCGCCGGCGGCAGGCTTGCGCACGGTAATGGCGGTGATGACTTCCTTGCCGCGGGTGATCGGGGTATCCAGGGTGATGGTTTCGGACTTCACTTCGTTCATGATGGCTCTCGGAAAAGGTGGGGGAGCTGGCCCAAGGCGGGCCAGCGGACTGTCAGCGGTCTGGGGTTACAGGCCCATCGCGCGGCGCTGCTCGGCCAGACGATCCACGCCGAACACGACCTCGATGAAGTTCTCGTGGTCGATCTCGACCCACACTTCCCCGTTGATCGTCAGCTTGTAGTAGGCGAGCGAAGACTTGACCTTGAACTGGCTGCTGTCACCGACCTTGCCTGTGCCGAAGTCAAGTTCGGTGTGCCGGCCGCGCACGACGACTTCGACCGCGTCCATGTCGCCCGTGTCGTCGCGCTGGTAGGCGCCGGCGAATCGCACCATCGCGGCAGAGGCTCGCGTCACCCCGTACTGCTTGAGGATCTCGCGCATGATGCTGCCGTAGGTGGTTTCCAGCTCCAGTTTCTCGTTACCGAAGTCCAGGTCGATGGGGCCGTTCATGCCCCCCGCGCGGTATTCCTCGAGCTTTCGCGTCAGCTTCGGCAGGGTGATCTCCTCGCATTCGCCGACGTGGCTCACGCCGTCGGCGAAGACGTTGAAGTTCTTGAGCTTGCGTGGCATTGCCATGGTGTTTTCCTCTCTTGAATGCCCGCTATCAGCCGTTCACCGACGCGGCGAAGTCCATCAGGTAGCGGTCGGTGATGCGCTGGCGCAGCTGCAGGTTTTCCAGCGGCGGGACCGGCGTGTAGTCGTAGTCGATCCACAGCTTGCCGTCCTTGAGCGTGTCCTTGGTGTTGATGCCGCCATCCAGCCAGGCGGTGCCGCCCATCAGGTAGCCAAGACGCGTCCACTCGCGGAACTTGGCATTGAGGCCCTCGACGATGTCGCGGGCCAGCGAAGCCGTGAGCGGCAGGTCGATGGCCCAGGCATGCGCCTCGGCCATGGTGTCTGCCAGGATCTGCGCGGTGCGGGTGGCGCTCTCGAAAGCGAACAGCGGCTCGGAACTGCAGGTGCGCGAGCCCCAGAACCGGAAGCCCTCGAAATTGATCAGCGTGGTGACCTCGTTGCTGTTGAGGTAGCCGGCATCGGTCGCCGGATCCTGCAGATCCCAGTAGATGTCCTTGGAGACGCCGGTGACACCGTTGACCGGGACGTTGGAGATCGTCTTGTGCCACCCGACCGTCTCGTCCAGCTTCGCGCGCAAGCCCAGCGCCCGGGCAGTTGCCCACAGGTTGCGCTCGGCGTTGTTGGCCGTGTCCCAGCCCACGAAGTCAGGCCACAGCAGCATCAGCTCGCGCTGGCCGAAGTTTTCGCGGTAGGCCACCGCCTCTTCCTTGGTGGCGCAGCCATGCGCGCTGACATAGCCGAAGGCTCGGAGCTTCTGGCAGATCGAAGCGAGCGCCGTGGCGACCTCCAGCTTGTCGAGCCCAGGCACGGCCAGAATGCGCGGCGTCACGCCAAAACGCGTCTTCGCGGCCAGCAGGGCCTTCATGCCGGTATAGCGGCCGGCGGCGTTGGTGGTACCGATCAGGTTGCTGGTGGTTTCCGCTTCGGTCGCGCCCTCGGCGACACGAACGACCACCGTCATCGGGTTGGCCTGGTCGGTGATGGCCTCGAGGCTCGCGCGCAGCGTGCCTTTGGAGCCGGCCTTGCCGATGGCTGCCTGCGGGTTGGTCAGCAATACGGGGGTGTCGAGGGGGAACGCCGTGGCATCGGCGTCCTCGGCGACGGTCACCAGGCCCGGAATGGCCGTGGCGATAGTGCGGATTGGGCGGGTGCCATCATTGACCTCGATGACGCGTACGCCGTGGTGGTAGTCGGTTGCCATGCAGTCCTCCGGGAGATTGGCAGACGATGGAAAGCATCGTCCCGGCAGGATGCTGCGCACGCGCGAGGTTGTCGTGCGGTTCCTGTTGTAGGCAGAAGCCGCACAACGAATAGTTGAGGGCGCTACGCCTTGGCGCCCCGGCGGTCAGTGGTTACGAGCCCTCGGCGGCACTGGCCGCACCGTCCTTGGCATGAACCCCCGCCTCGATGGCTGCCTCATCTGGTTGCGTGGGCAACGTGACACAGAGGGGGAATGTCGGCGCCAACGCGACGTGCTGCAGCTGCAGCAGGAAAGACAGCCAGGCCTCGTAGATCGCCTTCTGCACGGCGTCGAGTTGTCCTGCTGCGTAGGCCTCCGCTTTGCCTGCCGTCGCTTCGTTTGCCAGGGCCACAAGGGCGTCATACTCGGCGCGGGCTGCGGCCTTTGCCGCTTCCTCTGCCTCAATGGCTGCGGTGATGGCTTCGACGTTCGGCGCCTCGGGCCAGTCGGCCACAACGGGGAAGTCAGTCGAATTGACAACGCGCACCAGGTCGAGCTGGTACGCAGACCAGGCTTTGAACAGGGCGGCCCCTACGGCGTCCAGCAAGCCGGCCGCATAGGCGTCTGCCTTGCCGGCGTTCGCTTCCCTGGCGATCGCCATGAGGCGGTCAAATTCGGCCATCGCAGCAGCACGGGTGCGCTCGGCGACCAAGGCGGCGTCGAGCGTCCAGCCTTCGGCGGTCCAGCGGTGCAGCTCGGACGGCCGCGGATCCGGAGTAAGGCCCGCCTCCTGGGGTGTAACGCCTGGGACGCCAAGCTCGGCAGGCTCGCCGCTTTCCGTGCGGTACAGAATGACGCCCCGGTAATCCGGCAGCATGACCCATGCGTCATCGCGGAAGAATGGCCATTCGTAGCGATTGCGCTCCGGCAGCGGTACGAGCGTGGTAAAGGCCGGCTGCAGCCAGGCGCTCGGGTTGCGCGGATCCGGGTCAGCCAGCGCGCT
The window above is part of the Cupriavidus taiwanensis LMG 19424 genome. Proteins encoded here:
- a CDS encoding phage tail sheath protein, with protein sequence MATDYHHGVRVIEVNDGTRPIRTIATAIPGLVTVAEDADATAFPLDTPVLLTNPQAAIGKAGSKGTLRASLEAITDQANPMTVVVRVAEGATEAETTSNLIGTTNAAGRYTGMKALLAAKTRFGVTPRILAVPGLDKLEVATALASICQKLRAFGYVSAHGCATKEEAVAYRENFGQRELMLLWPDFVGWDTANNAERNLWATARALGLRAKLDETVGWHKTISNVPVNGVTGVSKDIYWDLQDPATDAGYLNSNEVTTLINFEGFRFWGSRTCSSEPLFAFESATRTAQILADTMAEAHAWAIDLPLTASLARDIVEGLNAKFREWTRLGYLMGGTAWLDGGINTKDTLKDGKLWIDYDYTPVPPLENLQLRQRITDRYLMDFAASVNG
- a CDS encoding GpE family phage tail protein, which gives rise to MGVAELMEWRERARQRSGSDE
- a CDS encoding tail fiber assembly protein; translated protein: MMIHHYDSHTGQYISSALADPDPRNPSAWLQPAFTTLVPLPERNRYEWPFFRDDAWVMLPDYRGVILYRTESGEPAELGVPGVTPQEAGLTPDPRPSELHRWTAEGWTLDAALVAERTRAAAMAEFDRLMAIAREANAGKADAYAAGLLDAVGAALFKAWSAYQLDLVRVVNSTDFPVVADWPEAPNVEAITAAIEAEEAAKAAARAEYDALVALANEATAGKAEAYAAGQLDAVQKAIYEAWLSFLLQLQHVALAPTFPLCVTLPTQPDEAAIEAGVHAKDGAASAAEGS
- a CDS encoding phage major tail tube protein; translation: MAMPRKLKNFNVFADGVSHVGECEEITLPKLTRKLEEYRAGGMNGPIDLDFGNEKLELETTYGSIMREILKQYGVTRASAAMVRFAGAYQRDDTGDMDAVEVVVRGRHTELDFGTGKVGDSSQFKVKSSLAYYKLTINGEVWVEIDHENFIEVVFGVDRLAEQRRAMGL
- a CDS encoding phage tail tape measure protein encodes the protein MSVPRNLRLEVVLQAVDRLTRPFRNAMGSSTELARTVRAARDQLKELNRTQANIDSFRKLSKDAAIAGNQLRAAQARVKALAQEMDGAERPSAAMTRNFNAAVREAQMLKQRGADLQQSLEGVRGRLQAAGISTTSLRQAQGDLRSQIALATEALTQQEARLKAAGEHQRRLAAAQAGYTKGMATRNAMLGAGVSASAAGGVALTPIAKAVKDYVSFEDAMLGIARQVQGARDEGGKLTAVYYDMARQIKRLGEELPIPTTAIAEMVTAGARMEVPREELVAYTRTVAMMATAFDAVPDEIAESMGKVAKNFRIPINQIQALADSINYLDDNAISKGGDIIDVLNRISGVVSTVRMSSSDAAALASTLLTLGERPETAATAVNAIVQKFAAAEKGTKKFQAAMKEIGLSSAAIQQGMATDATGTLFEVIQAVQKLPKDKRIGVMVELVGMEHSDTLAKLVDKPDEFRRQLELANGRGAEGSMSREFAARQETISARWQRLQNQLFNGSSAAGEVMRSTIVGLMDTVGELVSRFNAFAQANPALVGWLMKGAAAAGVLLSAMGALTLAMAAALGPLVMTRYGLQMLGIRLSTLVPSLSRASAASTLLARGAQVLGIAGSRLAPVFSIATSAAGRFGALLTGATSRAGALFNVLRGLVLLPFAWPILAAVAALAAGAALVYRYWAPIRAFFTGLGSGIASALGPTAAGFADAFMRSVAAAWRLVTAIGSVVMAIPGVSAAFGLVRQVVGPLLSNLWGWLTRLIAPVQDIGGAAQSMGQRIGQAIGTVLGMPLRLATAFYDAGAQVMAGFANGITSGLARVRDAVSGAAGAAVTWFKEKLGIHSPSRVFAELGGFTMAGLERGINQGQGGPMGAMARITQALASVGAGVAVGTTPAVAAVKFDTRPPVSATASAAAPAPVQQAAPITINVYAAPGMDEREIARLVDEKLRQAETQRAARDRSRLTDRD
- a CDS encoding phage tail assembly protein, which encodes MNEVKSETITLDTPITRGKEVITAITVRKPAAGELRGCSLVDLMRMEVTALHTVLPRITTPTLTAHDVSQLDPADMTQLATAVSGFLLPKAAKAEAYPPESKTPSPTLQ